GCTTCAGTTGCTAGTTCACGTAACCCTCTACGGGTAACTATACGCTTTGATAAAGGAGAAAATACAGCTTTAGCGTAAAGCCCATAACCAATTTTTACGATTTTACCTTTTTTTACTAATTCCTTGAGACTACGCCCAATTTGAGTGTAGCTAGCAATGTCTACAAAATCCTTACGCATAAAGACATCACGATCGCTACTGTCAATTCGACGAGTGATTCTACCTTCTACTGTGTTAGGGGTTTTCATCTTTTTAGTCTCCCCTGACGAGGATTAAGTGAAGTAATAAAGGCTTACTCGGAGGTTTAATGGC
This Nostoc flagelliforme CCNUN1 DNA region includes the following protein-coding sequences:
- a CDS encoding DUF6088 family protein, translated to MKTPNTVEGRITRRIDSSDRDVFMRKDFVDIASYTQIGRSLKELVKKGKIVKIGYGLYAKAVFSPLSKRIVTRRGLRELATEALKKLQIEVVASSYDQAYSQGRTTQVPTGRVVGVKGRVSRKIGYDGKYVTFEYVS